One Antiquaquibacter oligotrophicus genomic region harbors:
- the pstS gene encoding phosphate ABC transporter substrate-binding protein PstS, which yields MIQRGSAAAAAVVIAAALLTGCAVNEMGDTPSDLEGTIDGSGASSQSAAQEVWVAGFQRANAYASVNYDPVGSGAGRTAFLAGGSDFAGSDSPLNDKELAGEHRTCAEGTTAIDLPLYISPIAVVFNVAGLDELRLDGPTLARIFADDVTRWDDPALVELNPGVDLPDAAITAVHRSDDSGTTTNFTEYLDAVAATEWGAEPSGTFPYLSGESALGNSGVVAAVEGGRGTIGYVDASKAGQLDIASIRVGDDFVQPTADGAAAIVELSPRLPGRTEHDIALDVDRASEEPGVYPLVLISYLIVCQEYRDANTAELVRAYLTHIASDAGQADAQDIAGSAPLAPSLRADVQAAIDSIQ from the coding sequence ATGATTCAGCGCGGCTCAGCCGCAGCCGCCGCGGTCGTGATCGCCGCAGCACTGCTCACCGGATGCGCCGTCAACGAGATGGGCGACACCCCGAGCGACCTCGAGGGCACCATCGACGGGTCCGGCGCCAGCTCGCAGAGCGCCGCGCAAGAAGTGTGGGTCGCGGGATTCCAGCGGGCCAACGCCTACGCGAGCGTCAACTACGACCCCGTCGGTTCCGGCGCCGGGCGCACCGCCTTCCTCGCCGGCGGCTCCGACTTCGCCGGCTCCGACTCGCCCCTCAACGACAAAGAACTCGCGGGCGAACACCGCACGTGCGCCGAGGGCACCACCGCCATCGACCTGCCGCTCTACATTTCTCCCATCGCGGTTGTGTTCAACGTCGCCGGCCTCGACGAGCTTCGCCTCGACGGGCCCACCCTCGCCCGCATTTTCGCCGACGACGTCACACGCTGGGATGACCCGGCCCTCGTCGAACTCAACCCCGGCGTCGACCTGCCCGATGCGGCCATCACCGCCGTGCACCGCTCGGACGACTCCGGCACCACCACCAACTTCACCGAATACCTCGACGCCGTCGCCGCCACGGAGTGGGGGGCTGAGCCGAGTGGAACGTTCCCGTACCTGAGCGGCGAATCGGCCCTCGGAAATTCGGGAGTCGTTGCGGCAGTTGAGGGCGGCCGCGGCACGATCGGGTACGTGGATGCCTCGAAGGCCGGGCAACTGGATATTGCCAGCATCCGGGTCGGCGACGACTTCGTGCAGCCGACCGCGGACGGTGCCGCGGCCATCGTCGAACTCTCGCCGCGACTGCCGGGACGCACCGAGCACGACATCGCGCTCGACGTCGACCGCGCGTCGGAGGAGCCGGGCGTGTACCCGCTCGTGCTCATCAGCTACCTGATCGTGTGCCAGGAGTACCGCGACGCGAACACCGCAGAGCTCGTGCGCGCCTACCTCACCCACATCGCGAGTGATGCGGGCCAGGCGGATGCCCAGGACATCGCGGGCTCGGCACCCCTCGCCCCGTCGCTGCGTGCCGACGTGCAGGCGGCGATCGACTCCATCCAGTAA
- a CDS encoding cytochrome c biogenesis protein DipZ: protein MTNPTRFPNRSEHPPDRSCGHTAFDPEVLVLSLALIGFLGGLITGISPCILPVLPVIFLSGGAMSARDADAPQKVSRWRPFQVIAGLVVAFSLFTLIGSLILALLGLPQDFLRWAGIVVLVLIGVGLIVPAFQHILEKPFSWIPQKNVGTERGGFVLGLALGAVYVPCAGPVLAAITVAGSTGNIGPETIVLTLSFAIGAALPLLIFALAGRRVAERVKTFRKHQAKIRTIGGVVMIALAVGLVFNLPQLLQRLVPDYTSVLQDQFASDEAIAEQLDLGGLENDQNKDLDLCTNGASELESCGTAPDIKGIQEWFNTPNNEPIDLADLKGKVVLIDFWAYSCINCQRSIPHTVAWNEAYKDAGLEVIGIHSPEYAFEKEPRNVKAGAQNFGITYPVALDNNLSTWTNYRNRYWPAHYLIDADGVVRHVKFGEGGYATTEKLIRELLEDADPGVQLPAATDVEDDTPEAGSTTPETYLSLGKVVNFAGDEEYASGVNSYRFPKDQPKDSFALQGEWELGFQNATPSGGEASIRLNYTAREVRMVLGGEGTVTLKVGDQERTIDVSGTPNSYSLIPLGDPQQGTLEVTVSPGVEAYSFTFG from the coding sequence TTGACAAATCCAACCCGGTTTCCGAACCGTTCCGAACACCCTCCCGACCGCAGCTGCGGCCACACCGCATTCGACCCGGAGGTTCTCGTGCTCAGCCTCGCCCTCATCGGCTTCCTCGGAGGCCTCATCACCGGCATCTCGCCGTGCATCCTCCCGGTGCTGCCCGTGATCTTCCTTTCCGGTGGCGCCATGAGCGCCCGGGACGCGGATGCCCCGCAGAAGGTCAGCCGTTGGCGCCCGTTCCAGGTGATCGCGGGCCTCGTTGTGGCTTTCAGTCTCTTCACCCTGATCGGATCGCTCATCCTGGCGCTCCTCGGCCTACCGCAGGACTTCCTCCGCTGGGCGGGCATTGTTGTGCTCGTGCTCATCGGTGTCGGGCTGATCGTGCCCGCCTTCCAGCACATCCTTGAGAAGCCGTTCTCGTGGATCCCGCAGAAGAACGTCGGCACCGAGCGCGGCGGTTTTGTGCTCGGCCTCGCGCTCGGTGCCGTCTACGTGCCGTGTGCCGGCCCCGTGCTCGCCGCGATTACGGTGGCGGGTTCGACGGGCAACATCGGCCCGGAGACGATCGTGCTCACGTTGAGCTTCGCGATCGGTGCCGCGCTACCGCTGCTGATTTTCGCACTCGCCGGGCGCCGCGTCGCCGAGCGTGTGAAGACGTTCCGCAAACACCAGGCGAAGATCCGCACCATCGGTGGCGTCGTGATGATCGCGCTCGCCGTGGGTCTCGTCTTCAATCTTCCCCAACTCCTGCAGCGCCTCGTACCCGATTACACGAGTGTGCTGCAGGACCAGTTCGCGAGCGACGAGGCCATCGCCGAGCAGCTCGACCTGGGTGGCCTCGAGAACGACCAAAACAAAGACCTCGACCTGTGCACGAACGGCGCGAGCGAACTCGAGAGTTGCGGCACCGCGCCCGACATCAAGGGCATCCAGGAGTGGTTCAACACCCCGAACAATGAGCCGATCGACCTCGCCGACCTCAAGGGCAAGGTTGTGCTCATCGACTTCTGGGCGTACTCGTGCATCAACTGCCAGCGGAGTATCCCGCACACCGTCGCCTGGAACGAGGCCTACAAGGATGCCGGGCTCGAGGTGATCGGCATCCATTCGCCCGAGTACGCCTTCGAGAAGGAGCCCCGCAACGTCAAGGCGGGGGCCCAGAACTTCGGCATCACCTACCCGGTGGCGCTCGACAACAACCTCTCCACGTGGACGAACTACCGCAACCGTTACTGGCCAGCCCACTACCTGATCGACGCGGACGGTGTCGTGCGGCACGTGAAGTTCGGTGAGGGCGGGTATGCGACGACCGAGAAACTCATCCGTGAGCTGCTCGAAGACGCAGACCCCGGTGTGCAGCTGCCGGCGGCGACGGATGTTGAGGACGACACCCCCGAGGCCGGTTCCACCACCCCGGAGACCTACCTCAGCCTCGGCAAGGTGGTGAACTTCGCGGGCGATGAGGAGTACGCGTCGGGTGTGAACTCCTACCGGTTCCCGAAGGACCAGCCGAAGGACTCGTTCGCGCTGCAGGGGGAGTGGGAGCTCGGATTCCAGAACGCGACCCCGAGTGGCGGGGAGGCGAGCATCCGGCTCAACTACACGGCACGCGAGGTGCGGATGGTGCTGGGCGGCGAGGGAACGGTGACCCTGAAGGTGGGGGACCAGGAGCGCACGATCGACGTGTCGGGCACACCGAACTCGTACTCGCTCATCCCGCTCGGTGACCCGCAGCAGGGCACCCTCGAGGTAACGGTCTCGCCCGGCGTGGAGGCGTACTCCTTCACCTTCGGGTAG
- a CDS encoding fasciclin domain-containing protein, whose translation MRTTHRNTLVALTIAAAAFGVTACSPATTDTAEEPMPTQTEEMETMDPAANLVGSGCAAYAEAVPDGAGSIVGMSQDPVAVAASNNPLLTTLVAAVSGQLNPDVDLVDTLNGSEFTVFAPTDEAFAKLPADTVAALQQPENAELLTSILTYHVVPGQILPADIDGMQATVNGADVTVTGSGDNIKVNDANVICGGVATANATVYLIDTVLMPPAE comes from the coding sequence ATGCGAACCACACACCGCAACACCCTGGTCGCTCTCACGATCGCGGCCGCCGCCTTCGGCGTCACGGCCTGTTCGCCGGCGACGACCGACACGGCTGAGGAGCCGATGCCCACCCAGACCGAAGAGATGGAGACGATGGATCCGGCGGCCAACCTGGTCGGTTCCGGTTGCGCCGCCTACGCCGAGGCTGTGCCGGACGGCGCTGGCTCGATCGTCGGAATGTCTCAGGACCCGGTCGCGGTCGCGGCATCCAACAACCCGCTGCTCACCACCCTCGTCGCTGCCGTCTCCGGCCAGCTGAACCCGGATGTCGACCTCGTCGACACGCTCAACGGCTCCGAGTTCACGGTGTTCGCACCGACGGATGAGGCGTTCGCGAAGCTGCCCGCCGACACTGTGGCCGCGCTGCAGCAGCCCGAGAACGCTGAGCTTCTGACGAGCATCCTCACGTACCACGTGGTGCCCGGCCAGATTCTCCCCGCTGACATCGACGGAATGCAGGCCACCGTCAACGGTGCCGACGTCACGGTGACCGGCAGCGGCGACAACATCAAGGTCAACGACGCGAACGTGATCTGTGGCGGTGTTGCCACGGCCAACGCGACGGTGTACCTCATCGACACGGTTCTGATGCCGCCGGCTGAGTAA
- a CDS encoding anti-sigma factor: MSDRNDDTERRDSQHPDLSALTGSYALGALDADDLAAFEAHLPDHDDVRSEATELSDTAVLLGLAVPPQAPPPALKANIMAQLDATPQLAAEPAPSYSAAGAFGPAAIGPAERKARSRWARPVVSLASAAAVIGLLAGGGIVATTMFQNGQQQEQADLFAAINAASDVQRKSVELPSGTATLVWSNELLASALITDGLEALPASQVYELWYIGESGPRSAGTFTADGSRIWRVLEGEMRSGDVVGVTVEPRGGSEQPTTDPIVVIESA; this comes from the coding sequence ATGAGCGATCGCAACGACGACACGGAGCGCCGCGATTCGCAGCATCCGGACCTGAGCGCGCTCACCGGTTCCTACGCCCTCGGTGCGCTCGATGCCGACGACCTCGCCGCGTTCGAGGCACACCTGCCTGACCACGACGACGTACGGTCCGAGGCCACCGAGCTGAGCGACACCGCGGTGCTTCTCGGCCTCGCCGTTCCCCCGCAGGCGCCACCGCCAGCCCTCAAGGCGAACATCATGGCGCAGCTGGATGCCACGCCCCAACTGGCCGCGGAACCCGCGCCGTCCTACTCGGCCGCCGGCGCCTTCGGGCCAGCGGCGATCGGCCCCGCCGAGCGCAAGGCGCGTTCGCGTTGGGCGCGCCCCGTCGTCTCGCTCGCGAGCGCGGCTGCCGTGATCGGCCTCCTCGCGGGTGGCGGCATCGTGGCGACCACGATGTTCCAGAACGGGCAGCAGCAAGAACAGGCAGACCTCTTTGCCGCGATCAACGCGGCCAGCGACGTGCAACGTAAGTCCGTCGAGCTGCCGAGCGGAACGGCCACCCTTGTGTGGTCGAATGAGCTTCTCGCATCCGCCCTCATCACCGACGGACTCGAGGCGCTGCCCGCGAGCCAGGTCTACGAGCTCTGGTACATCGGAGAGTCGGGCCCCCGCTCCGCCGGCACCTTCACCGCTGACGGGTCGCGCATCTGGCGTGTACTCGAGGGTGAGATGCGGTCCGGTGACGTGGTGGGTGTCACGGTGGAGCCGCGCGGCGGATCCGAGCAGCCCACGACCGACCCCATCGTCGTCATCGAGAGCGCGTAG
- a CDS encoding sigma-70 family RNA polymerase sigma factor: MLDLVPHDSSLGQDDSAAAVAQRQQALLARVASGDKNAFSQLYDEMAPRVFGLVKRVLIDHAQAEEVTQEVFLEIWQTAARFDPTKGGAATWILTMTHRRAIDRIRASQSSRDRDVRVGIRDFDPGHDNVSEHVEVSVEHARVAKALERLTDLQRQAITLSYYGGYSNSEVATMLSVPLGTVKTRIRDGMIRLRDELGVAS, from the coding sequence ATGCTTGACCTCGTGCCCCACGATTCCAGCCTCGGCCAGGACGACTCAGCCGCGGCCGTCGCCCAGCGCCAGCAGGCGCTGCTCGCCAGAGTGGCGTCGGGGGACAAAAACGCGTTCAGCCAGCTGTACGACGAGATGGCGCCGCGCGTTTTCGGACTGGTCAAACGAGTACTTATCGATCACGCGCAGGCGGAGGAGGTGACGCAGGAGGTGTTCCTGGAAATCTGGCAGACCGCTGCGCGCTTCGACCCCACCAAGGGTGGCGCCGCGACGTGGATCCTCACCATGACCCATCGCAGGGCCATCGATCGCATTCGGGCATCGCAGTCCTCTCGCGACCGCGACGTGCGGGTGGGCATCCGGGACTTCGATCCCGGCCATGACAACGTGTCTGAGCACGTGGAGGTCAGCGTCGAACACGCTCGCGTTGCCAAAGCGCTCGAGCGACTTACCGATCTTCAACGGCAGGCGATCACGCTGTCATACTACGGCGGCTACTCGAACAGTGAAGTCGCGACGATGTTGAGTGTGCCGCTCGGCACGGTCAAAACACGCATCCGCGACGGGATGATCCGGCTACGAGACGAATTGGGGGTGGCATCATGA
- a CDS encoding DNA-directed RNA polymerase subunit beta, producing the protein MADDFHKPTQYSGDKFDTYEGGEDPAQILRVAHDTAHALVNRARETDDPAVLDRLVAYTDSHGIDAIAELWARAGARSLPGALWRIYLLRAVIRQDPAATSYAFQRGTEVLSTIDAAVAGAQAPTGPEEITELADQILRGLFRGDFGVALDRAAAFCRIMSAGCSSEADDAELTNPDRATELTTRAERFTITAEELTACARLYRSDSLE; encoded by the coding sequence ATGGCCGACGACTTCCACAAGCCCACCCAGTACTCGGGCGACAAGTTCGACACGTACGAGGGCGGTGAGGACCCCGCCCAGATCCTCCGCGTCGCCCACGACACCGCCCACGCGCTCGTCAACCGCGCGCGGGAAACGGATGACCCGGCCGTCCTCGACCGCCTGGTGGCGTACACCGACTCCCACGGAATCGACGCGATCGCAGAGCTCTGGGCCCGCGCGGGCGCGCGCAGCCTCCCGGGCGCGCTGTGGCGCATCTACCTGTTGCGCGCCGTCATCCGTCAGGACCCCGCCGCGACGAGTTACGCGTTCCAGCGCGGAACCGAGGTGCTCTCCACCATCGACGCCGCCGTCGCGGGCGCCCAAGCGCCGACCGGCCCCGAAGAGATCACCGAACTCGCCGACCAGATCCTGCGCGGGCTGTTCCGCGGAGACTTCGGGGTCGCCCTCGACCGCGCAGCGGCCTTCTGCCGCATCATGTCCGCCGGATGCTCGTCCGAAGCCGACGACGCAGAGCTCACCAACCCCGACCGAGCCACCGAGCTCACCACCCGCGCAGAGAGGTTCACCATCACCGCCGAGGAACTCACCGCCTGCGCACGCCTCTACCGCAGCGACTCCCTCGAGTAG
- a CDS encoding GNAT family N-acetyltransferase — MHHSLPLDPTSAAAIADAGLRYALVDPGDEAGGVAWVRADVRGFHADDVDHKDAVDNLRAFTDRRMTGVYDDTAASPEIPVATVSSWVTSLTTPGTPEQTQTMDAWAISSVTVSPTHRRRGIARALLEGELRTAVAGGLPLAALTVSEATIYRRFGFACAVLVADWSIDTRRAKWTGPAARGRVQFVERAALRAQADDIERRARRSIPGEVDRWGRRWDEFFGLTPDTEKESKGLRAVRYDDENGEPQGFALFKLKEHESDFSAHTVVVTEFVAVTDDAYAGLWRFLLELDLVTEVRASLRSVDEPLRWMVADARAVRKTAESDHLWLRVLDVPATLTSRRYAAPGSIAFDVRDALGFAAGRFVLSTDASGAAACTASDAPADAEVSLDIAELGALFLGGISAATLRAAGRLTATPDAAAAIDRLFLSPTPPRLGIWF, encoded by the coding sequence ATGCACCACTCACTGCCCCTCGACCCCACATCCGCCGCCGCGATCGCCGACGCCGGGCTGCGTTACGCCCTCGTCGACCCCGGTGATGAGGCGGGCGGCGTCGCGTGGGTGCGTGCGGATGTGCGCGGCTTCCACGCCGACGACGTCGACCACAAGGACGCCGTCGACAACCTCCGCGCCTTCACGGACCGCCGGATGACCGGCGTCTACGACGACACCGCTGCAAGCCCCGAGATCCCTGTCGCCACGGTGAGCTCCTGGGTCACGTCGCTGACGACCCCGGGCACCCCGGAGCAGACGCAGACGATGGATGCCTGGGCGATCAGCTCGGTGACCGTCTCCCCCACTCACCGCCGCCGCGGCATCGCGCGCGCCCTCCTCGAGGGTGAGCTGCGCACGGCGGTCGCGGGCGGGCTGCCGCTGGCCGCCCTCACCGTGTCGGAGGCGACGATCTACCGCCGTTTCGGTTTTGCGTGCGCGGTGCTCGTGGCCGACTGGTCGATCGACACCCGTCGTGCGAAGTGGACGGGCCCTGCCGCTCGCGGGCGGGTCCAGTTCGTCGAGAGGGCGGCGTTGCGTGCGCAGGCTGACGACATCGAGCGGCGGGCGCGCCGCAGCATCCCGGGCGAGGTGGACCGCTGGGGTCGCCGCTGGGACGAGTTCTTCGGCCTGACCCCTGACACCGAGAAGGAGTCGAAGGGCCTGAGGGCCGTGCGCTACGACGACGAGAACGGCGAGCCGCAGGGTTTCGCGCTGTTCAAACTCAAGGAGCATGAGTCCGATTTTTCGGCGCACACGGTGGTGGTGACCGAGTTCGTGGCGGTGACGGATGACGCGTATGCGGGCCTGTGGCGCTTCCTACTGGAGCTCGACCTGGTGACGGAGGTGCGGGCATCCTTGCGTTCCGTCGACGAGCCGCTGCGCTGGATGGTGGCCGACGCTCGTGCCGTGCGCAAGACCGCCGAGAGCGACCACCTGTGGTTGCGGGTGCTGGATGTTCCGGCGACGTTGACGTCGCGCCGCTACGCCGCTCCCGGTTCGATCGCGTTCGATGTGCGTGACGCTTTGGGTTTCGCCGCCGGCCGTTTTGTGCTGTCGACGGATGCGTCGGGCGCTGCCGCCTGCACCGCCAGCGACGCCCCCGCCGACGCCGAGGTCTCCCTCGACATCGCCGAGCTGGGCGCCCTCTTCTTGGGCGGCATCTCGGCGGCAACCCTCCGAGCCGCGGGCCGTCTCACCGCAACCCCGGATGCTGCGGCCGCCATCGACCGCCTCTTCCTCTCCCCCACACCCCCGCGCCTGGGCATCTGGTTCTAA
- a CDS encoding TIR domain-containing protein, with protein sequence MASRDTEEEPQGGGKRKARLSQADVPSYSITDALRVPEALRDEYGKQPTRPLMVAAALNVSPTGGTFRMLTGAAVAYGLTDGAAQGETIGLTALGRRAVAPTSEGDDRDALREAVLQPRAVRQFLEKYDGSKVPSRSIALNVLEEMNVPSEVTGKALDMILENAAAAGFLQEINGQQYVNLEGSGRSTASPELTDSALPAEDVAPPMPTIATPVESPIPPAPVAPVQTNSIANNKRVFVSHGKNSDIVAQIKELLTFGGFEPIVSVEKESVSKPVPDKVMDDMRSCGAGIVHVGSETRLLDDKGSEVKMLNSNVLIEIGGAMALYKRNFILLVEKGVTLPSNLQGLYEVRYEGATLDYEATMKLLKAFNDFKQASAAE encoded by the coding sequence ATGGCCAGCAGGGACACAGAAGAAGAACCCCAGGGCGGCGGGAAGAGGAAGGCTCGTCTGAGTCAGGCAGATGTGCCGAGTTACTCCATCACCGACGCGCTACGCGTACCTGAGGCACTGCGCGATGAGTATGGCAAGCAACCGACTCGGCCTCTTATGGTCGCGGCAGCGCTCAACGTCTCGCCTACTGGCGGCACGTTCCGAATGCTCACTGGTGCAGCGGTGGCGTACGGCCTTACCGATGGCGCCGCACAGGGCGAAACGATCGGTCTGACCGCGCTCGGCCGACGCGCCGTGGCACCCACATCCGAGGGTGACGATCGTGACGCACTCCGGGAAGCAGTTCTCCAGCCGCGCGCCGTTCGGCAGTTTCTCGAAAAGTACGACGGCAGCAAGGTGCCTTCACGGTCTATCGCGCTGAACGTGCTCGAAGAGATGAATGTGCCGTCGGAAGTCACGGGCAAGGCGCTTGACATGATCTTGGAGAACGCTGCCGCGGCTGGCTTCCTTCAGGAGATCAACGGCCAGCAATATGTGAATCTCGAAGGGTCCGGTCGCTCGACTGCATCGCCAGAACTCACTGACTCGGCTCTACCCGCGGAGGATGTCGCGCCGCCGATGCCGACGATTGCTACCCCAGTTGAGTCACCGATCCCTCCGGCTCCCGTTGCACCTGTGCAGACCAACAGCATCGCGAACAATAAGCGAGTGTTCGTCAGTCACGGGAAGAACTCCGACATCGTTGCGCAGATCAAGGAGTTGCTCACCTTCGGTGGATTCGAGCCCATCGTCTCCGTCGAGAAGGAGTCGGTGTCAAAGCCGGTACCTGACAAGGTCATGGACGACATGCGATCATGCGGCGCGGGAATCGTGCACGTCGGTTCTGAGACTCGCCTTCTGGACGACAAGGGCAGCGAGGTCAAGATGCTGAATTCCAACGTTCTGATTGAGATCGGTGGCGCGATGGCGCTCTACAAGAGGAACTTCATTCTGCTCGTGGAGAAGGGCGTCACGCTGCCGTCCAACCTGCAGGGGTTGTACGAAGTGCGCTACGAGGGAGCAACGCTTGACTACGAGGCCACGATGAAGCTCCTCAAGGCGTTCAATGATTTCAAGCAGGCCTCCGCAGCGGAGTGA
- a CDS encoding NAD(P)H-dependent oxidoreductase yields MTRILVIIGTPIADALNHALAESYAAAATTAGADVRTIDLARDPVPGTPTTRSELRMPRPDHPDDAPLPPAVAAYLDDVTWADHLVFFYPQWWGTYPAALKSFIDRVFLSGFAFRYRPTGRLWDRLLTGRTARIVMTMDSPRLWNRLVYRNASETSLARATLWYCGVRTVGVTRFGEVRHAGPGVREGWLRQMARLGSRDAAACVRRKAGVPALA; encoded by the coding sequence GTGACGCGCATCCTCGTCATCATCGGAACCCCCATCGCCGACGCGCTCAACCACGCGCTCGCCGAGAGCTACGCGGCAGCGGCCACCACCGCCGGCGCCGACGTGCGCACCATCGACCTGGCCCGCGACCCCGTGCCCGGCACCCCCACCACCCGCAGCGAACTCCGGATGCCACGACCAGACCACCCCGACGACGCCCCACTCCCACCCGCCGTCGCCGCCTACCTCGACGACGTCACGTGGGCCGACCACCTCGTCTTCTTCTACCCGCAGTGGTGGGGCACCTACCCGGCCGCCCTCAAATCATTCATCGACCGGGTGTTTCTGAGCGGCTTCGCGTTCCGCTACCGCCCCACCGGCCGCCTCTGGGACCGCCTGCTCACCGGCCGCACCGCCCGCATCGTCATGACCATGGACTCACCCCGCCTCTGGAACCGCCTCGTGTACCGCAACGCGTCCGAGACCTCGTTGGCCCGCGCGACGCTCTGGTACTGCGGCGTGCGCACGGTCGGCGTGACGCGGTTCGGGGAGGTGCGGCATGCGGGGCCCGGCGTGCGCGAGGGGTGGTTGCGGCAGATGGCGCGGCTAGGGTCGCGGGATGCTGCGGCTTGCGTGCGGCGGAAGGCAGGGGTACCAGCGCTCGCGTGA
- a CDS encoding MarR family winged helix-turn-helix transcriptional regulator has protein sequence MATRIPVTLHEVVLHFDAYADAYLRKHHGMTFSHFRFLTTLAELGTSSVTELAECLIVSKAAVSKRVPELVADGWVVTSGDPGNARRVMLDLTPQAWAVVEAAGGKLDSDFTDILGQVPGLDPDQLNSQLNAINELLLQKAAQR, from the coding sequence ATGGCCACACGCATCCCCGTCACCCTCCACGAGGTCGTGCTGCACTTCGACGCCTACGCCGACGCGTACCTCCGCAAACACCACGGCATGACGTTCAGCCACTTCCGGTTCCTCACCACCCTCGCCGAACTCGGCACCTCCAGCGTCACCGAACTCGCCGAATGCCTCATCGTCTCCAAAGCCGCCGTATCCAAACGCGTGCCGGAACTTGTCGCGGACGGTTGGGTCGTCACATCCGGCGACCCCGGCAATGCCCGCCGGGTAATGCTCGACCTCACACCCCAAGCGTGGGCAGTCGTCGAGGCCGCCGGCGGCAAACTCGACAGCGACTTCACCGACATCCTCGGGCAGGTTCCCGGCCTCGACCCCGACCAGCTGAACTCGCAGCTCAACGCCATCAACGAGCTCCTCCTGCAGAAAGCGGCACAGCGGTGA
- a CDS encoding isocitrate lyase/PEP mutase family protein, which produces MSTIEKATTLRDLHQAPEILRVVNVWDAITTKVVAGLPETRAIATAGHSIAASHGYPDGGMPLQIALDAVEIIVGATELPVSADLDDGYDNPAETIRRVIGIGVVGANVEDRLKPFDESVANVRAMVAAAEAEGVPFQLNARTDAIARGTGPLSERLPEAIKRGKAFLEEGASLVFIPGLMDRESVQQVVAELGRNTVSVIGLPGALTAAEYEELGIARISYGPLTQRVALLALQDLAKDLYGSGVIPGDLPALN; this is translated from the coding sequence ATGAGCACCATCGAGAAAGCCACCACCCTCCGCGACCTCCACCAGGCACCCGAGATCCTCCGCGTCGTCAACGTGTGGGATGCCATCACCACCAAGGTCGTCGCCGGCCTCCCGGAGACGCGCGCCATCGCGACCGCAGGCCACTCGATCGCGGCAAGCCACGGCTACCCGGACGGCGGGATGCCCCTCCAGATCGCCCTCGACGCGGTCGAGATCATCGTGGGCGCCACCGAGCTTCCCGTCTCCGCGGACCTCGACGACGGGTACGACAACCCCGCCGAAACCATTCGTCGCGTGATCGGCATCGGCGTCGTGGGCGCCAACGTGGAGGATCGGCTGAAGCCGTTTGACGAGTCGGTCGCGAACGTTCGCGCCATGGTCGCAGCGGCCGAAGCGGAGGGTGTGCCGTTCCAGCTGAACGCCCGCACGGATGCCATCGCACGCGGCACCGGACCGCTCAGCGAGCGGCTTCCGGAGGCGATCAAGCGCGGCAAAGCGTTTCTGGAGGAGGGGGCATCCCTCGTGTTCATCCCCGGGCTCATGGATCGCGAGTCCGTGCAGCAGGTTGTCGCCGAGCTCGGCCGCAACACGGTCAGTGTGATCGGGCTCCCCGGCGCACTGACGGCGGCCGAGTACGAGGAGCTCGGGATCGCGCGCATCTCGTACGGGCCGCTCACGCAGCGGGTTGCGCTGCTGGCGCTGCAAGATCTCGCGAAGGACCTGTACGGATCGGGCGTGATCCCGGGTGACCTGCCGGCGCTGAACTAG